The DNA sequence GGGCTTGTTCATTTCATTGTAGCCGTCGAGAAAATGTCTTTCTAGCTCATCTAGCATTCGTTGCTGCAAAGCCTCATTTTTTTGAGCTTCGGCCTTAAGATCAACCGTCCCGTTTTGCACCTGCGCCATGCAGCCGGTGTTTAATAGAAATGTTACTAGTGCGATAAAGAAAAACATAGTTTCAATCCCCCAAAAAAATTAGAACTTTTCTATCTTATCGCAAAACAAGGCCTTAATCCACAGTCTTCTTTGACACTAATCGATTATTTTTTAAAATAAATCGCCAGCGTTTACTCACACCTTTTGAGATGCCAATGCGCCGGGTTGCTTTAACCTCTCGCTTGAGAACCGGTGTTCCATGAGCAATAAAGAGCTCACCTTCGCTTGAAAGATCCAATCCATCAAGATCCCTCGATATGCCAAGTGCCTTGGTTAATTTTCCTGGGCCGTTGGTTAAATTAACTTCATTATCAATATGCGGCCGCCGTTTTTTCATATATTCGATCCCCGAAACGGGCTCGATTGCGCGAATTAAAACGCCACCAGCCGGCACCGTTTCATCACGGGCAACGATATTTAAGCAAGAATTATTATGAACGAAATAAACATACGCGTGCCCTATCCGACCAAAAAGTGATCGGTTTCGTTTTCTTTCACCAATAAACGCGTGGCTTGCAGGATCATTACTTGGATACGCTTCAGTTTCGACAATTTTGCCAACAAGCAATTTGCCAGCTATTTTGCGTACCAAATAGGCGCCCATTAATTCTCGGGCTACAACGACCGTATTGCGTTTATAAAATGCTCGAGCTATTGGTTTATATATGGTAACCATGATTCTATGTTCCGGAAGCGATAAGAATCATCAGCAAATAATTCATGAAAGCGCCTTCGGTTTTTCAAGTGAATTAAGCAATTCGCATGCTTTTATTTTTCCATCAAATACTTTTACCGCTTCTTCCATTGAAGAAACAAGATTTCGCTCTTCCTCAATCAACGGAACACCGTTCACCGATAAATCCAGTTTTGCTTGTATAAGATTTTTCTTAAATCTATTAAGCAGCTTTTTGCATGCCCGCTGGTCGGCACAAAGGGCTTTTTGATCGTTCTCTTCTGTTGCAAACGATGGAACTTTACTCGCAGCCCATACCGCTCCCTCCGCTAAAAAAAGAGCGGCAACATCTTCAAATGCTAGTTCTTCATGCCAAAACTGCAGCCCAACTTTAACAAGCATCGCGATGGGAACAAGCTGTATCCAGTGCTTTGCTTCGCTCATCGCTTCTTTTCGCTGATTGAGCCCACACTCCCATTCATCTCGTAGCCGATCGTAATCAGTTCGCATTTGAAGAACAATCTTTTCATGCTGCAACTTTAACCGTTCTTCGGGAGGAATCGTAAGTCGGCCAGATGCATCAAAGTTGTACGCGCGAAGTTGGATAGCGGCAAGAATAACAGTCAAAAACGGTATACTGCGTACCATATTTTATACGGTTATGCTTTAATATTTGAAACATAGCTTTGCGCTTGCGCAATTTCATCAAGAAGATCTTGTGCTTCCGGAAGTTTGTTTTTTTCCAATTCTATTTCAACTTCCATTCGAAGAACGCCAAGAAATTCTTGATACGCTTCTTTATTTTCTGCAAAGTTCTTCTTCATTGTTGCTAACCCCTTAGAAAACAAATAGAAAAACCCTGAAGCTGCTGCCATGGTAAGCGCTACTGCGCCCAGTCTCTCTGTTGGATTAAGTTGTTGCTGAGTTCCTAGAAGGATTGCCCATAACCCAAAAAGTGGGACGCTCGATACGCTTGCTATTCTTGTTGATGAAATTTGCCTCAAATATTTTTTTTCA is a window from the Candidatus Babeliales bacterium genome containing:
- a CDS encoding DNA-3-methyladenine glycosylase, which produces MVTIYKPIARAFYKRNTVVVARELMGAYLVRKIAGKLLVGKIVETEAYPSNDPASHAFIGERKRNRSLFGRIGHAYVYFVHNNSCLNIVARDETVPAGGVLIRAIEPVSGIEYMKKRRPHIDNEVNLTNGPGKLTKALGISRDLDGLDLSSEGELFIAHGTPVLKREVKATRRIGISKGVSKRWRFILKNNRLVSKKTVD